The sequence GAAGCTTTATGCTTCCCTTTTGACTCTTTTTTAACTAACCTTTAGGCTTTGATGTCTATTAGACTTCCTATCATTTCGTTTTGAGCCCTTATAACATTAACATTGGCTTTGTTTTGATCCTGGTTGCTTATCTGGTTTACCATCTGATCTGCGAGGCTTACATTATTGCCGTTTCTGTTGGGGGCTGCTTTTGATACTGTGGTTTTGGCTTCAACGCCACCACCCTTGGCTTCTTGATTGATAACATTTACCTGCTTATAGTTTTTTGTATTTATATTAGCTACATTGTTAGCCGTAATATCCTGCCTGTAAAACGCATTTTTAATTCCGCTTAACGATGTATTTATGTTCATAAGCTCACCCCCTTTTCTTTTTCACTTTTTAATAAACTTAACTCTTTTTGTTGTGAATTCAATGGGGGATTTTATTTTTTTAGGCTCTCTATAACTATCTGGGCTGCTTTTTTGCCTGAATTTAACATTCCGCCGAATACAGGCCCCATTCTGTGAGAACCACTTACAGCAACTGCAGCCATGCCAGCCACTATTAGGCCTGGATATACCTCTTGAGTTTCCTCAATGGTTGACTGCTCTCCAACCTCAGCCCACATAGGTTTTTCACCAATCACAACCCCTTCA comes from Hippea maritima DSM 10411 and encodes:
- a CDS encoding flagellar basal body protein gives rise to the protein MNINTSLSGIKNAFYRQDITANNVANINTKNYKQVNVINQEAKGGGVEAKTTVSKAAPNRNGNNVSLADQMVNQISNQDQNKANVNVIRAQNEMIGSLIDIKA